The Lysobacter gummosus sequence GGTGGCCGATCACCTGCGCGCAGACCATCGCCAGCGCTTCGGGAATCACCGGATTGACCTTGCCCGGCATGATCGAACTGCCCGGCTGCAGCGCCGGCAATTCGATCTCGCCCAGGCCGGCCAGCGGCCCGGAATTCATCCAGCGCAGATCGTTGGCGATCTTCATCAGCGCCACCGCCAGCGTGCTCAGCTGGCCGGACAGTTCGACCGCGTCGTCCTGCGCGGCCAGGCCCTCGAACTTGTCCGCGGCCGATTCGAAACGCGTGCCGGTCGCCGCCGACAGCGCCTTGGCCATCGCCTTGCCGAAGCGCGGATCGGCGTTGATGCCGGTGCCGATCGCGGTGCCGCCGATGGGCAGCCGGCGCAGGCGCTTGAGGCTGTCCTCGATGCGCTGCTGCGCCGAATCCAGTTGCGCCGCCCATGCACCGAACTCTTGTCCGAAGGTGAGCGGCATGGCGTCCATGAGATGGGTACGCCCGGTCTTGGTGACCTTGGCCAGCTCCTTGGCCCGCTTCTCGATGGTCTTGCGCAAATATTTGAGCGCCGGCAACAGGGATTCCACCACCGCCAGCTGCGCCGACACCCGGATCGCGGTCGGGATCACGTCGTTGGAACTCTGGCCCAGGTTGACGTGATCGTTCGGATGGATCTTGTGCTTGCCCGCGCGCGAGGCCAGCGTGGCGATGACCTCGTTGGCGTTCATGTTGCTGGAGGTGCCCGAACCGGTCTGATAGACGTCGATCGGGAAATGCGCGTCGAAGCGGCCGGCGGCGACTTCGCCCGCGGCCGCGCCGATGGCCTTGGCCGCGCCGGCCTCGAGCAGGCCGAAGCCGCCGTTGACCTGCGCCGCGGCGGCCTTGACCAGGGCCAGGGCGCGGATGAATTCGCGCGGCATCGGCTGGCCGGAAATCGGGAAGTTCTGCACCGCGCGCTGGGTCTGCGCGCCCCACAAGGCATCGGCGGGAACGTTGAGTTCGCCCATGCTGTCGTGTTCGAGGCGGAACCCGGCGGCGGCGGATTTGGCCGCCGGTTTCGCGGGCTGGCCGGAGGTCCGGACCGGGGTCTTGCGTTTGCTCGCCATTGCCAACTCCATTGAGTCGTGGGGGAGACGCGCCGCCTGTCGCGCCGCGCGTCGTATCAATCAGGTCTGGGGCGAGCCCGGCTATCGCAAGGGCGCACGCCATGCTGGCATCGTTTTTCGCTGGCGGCCGTCATGATCGCCGCGCGCGCGTCGCGCGTCGAGTGCGCGGCGGATTTCCGCCCGATCCGGCAGGGTCGACGGCGCCCGGCACGGCGCGGGCGCTGGGGTAGAATGGCGGACTGCTTACTCCCCACCGCGTGCCATGTCCGCCGATTCCCAGACCACCCTGCTCGCCCTGTCTCCGCTCGATGGCCGCTACGCCGGCAAAGTCGATGCGCTGAGGCCGATCTTCTCCGAATTCGGCCTGATCAAGGCCCGGGTCAAGGTCGAGGTGGAATGGCTGCTGGCGCTGGCCGATGAGCCCGGCATCGTCGAGCTCAAGCCGTTCTCCGCCGCCGCCGCCGCGCGCCTGCGCAAGCTCGCCGAGGAGTTGTCGATCGAGGACGCCGCCCGGGTCAAGGAGATCGAGCGCACCACCAACCACGACGTCAAGGCGGTCGAGTACCTGATCAAGGAACGCCTCAAGGACGACGCCGAGTTGGGCCCGGCCCTGGAATTCGTGCACTTCGCCTGCACCAGCGAAGACATCAACAACCTCAGCTACGCGCTGATGCTCAATCAGGCGCGCCAGCAGGTGTTGCTGCCGCGTCTGGACGATCTGATCCAGAAGCTGCGCGCGATGGCCCACGAACACGCCGCGCTGCCGATGCTCTCGCGCACCCACGGCCAGACCGCCTCGCCGACCACGGTCGGGAAGGAAATCGCCAACGTGGTCGCGCGCCTGCTGCGCCAGGGCGAGACCCTGGCCGGCGCGCAGATGCCGGGCAAGATCAACGGCGCGGTCGGCAACTACAACGCTCACCTCGCCTCCTACCCGGACATCGACTGGGCCGCGTTCTCGCAGCGCTTCGTCACGTCCCTGGGCCTGGACTGGCAGCCCTACACCACCCAGATCGAACCGCACGACGGCATCGCCGAGGTCTGCGACGCGCAGCGCCGCATCGACACCATCTGCATCGACCTGTGCCGCGACGTGTGGGGCTATATCTCGCTGGGCTATTTCAAGCAGGCGGTAAAGGCCGGCGAAGTCGGCAGCTCGACCATGCCGCACAAGGTCAATCCGATCGACTTCGAAAACGCCGAAGGCAACTTCGGCATCGCCAACGCCTTGTTCGAACATTTCGCCGCCAAGCTGCCGATCAGCCGCTGGCAGCGCGACCTGACCGACTCGACCGTGCTGCGCGCGCTCGGCACCGCCTTCGGCCATGCGCTGATCGGCATCGACGCGCTGCTGCGCGGCTTGAACAAGCTCAGCGTCAATCCCGAGCGCTTGGCCGCCGACCTCGACGCGGCCTGGGAAGTGCTGGCCGAAGCGGTGCAGACGGTGATGCGCCGTCACGGCCTGCCGAACCCGTACGAGCAACTCAAGGCGCTGACCCGCGGCCACGGCATCAACGAGGCCTCGATGCGCGAGTTCATCGCCTCGCTGGACCTGCCGGCCGACGACAAACAGCGCCTGCTGACGATGACGCCGGGCAGCTACACCGGCCTGGCCGAGCGCCTGGCGCGCGAAATCTGATATGGAAGACACCCGCGCCTGGACCCTGGCCGAGCAAGCCACCGACGACGGCCTGTCCCTGACCCGGATCAAACAGTTCGAGCGCGGCTTCGACTTTCGCGGCTATCCGGAACGCTTGAACCTGATCTGGGCCTACCAGGACGACCACGGCACCGGCACCGCCTCGGCGGAGGAAATGGCGGCCATGGAGCGCTTCGAGGACCGGGTCTGCGAGCGCATCCAGGCCGCCGGCCACAGCGTGCTGGCGATCGTGTTCACCGAGCCTGACCATCGCGAGTACGTGTTCCACACCCGCGACGTGAATGCCTTCATCGGCGTGCTCAACGCGATGCCGCAGGAAGCCACGCCTTATCCGATCGAGATCGACCACGAGAGCGATCCCAAGGGCGAGTTCTACCGTTCCTTCGCCGACGCGATCGGCCTGCACTGAGTTCGCGCGCGCACAAATCGCAACACGAAAACCGGTTTCGCGATGCCACGCGATGACCGATAGTGTGCGACTGTTTTTCATTTCCGCGAGCGAAGCGACGATGCGTTTGGCGATGGCACTGATCGGTGTATTGGCGCTCGGCGGCTGCGCCGCGCCCGCTCTGAAGTCCGGGCAAAAAGCGGCGACGGCCGCCGCGGCCTGTCCGGCCGATCCGACCTGGGACACGCCCTCGGCGCCGCATCATATCCATGGCAATACCTGGTTCGTCGGCACCTGCGGCATCAGCTCGATCCTGATCACCTCCGACCAGGGCCATGTCCTGATCGACGGCACCACCAAGAAAGGCGCGGCGTCGGTGGAAGCCAACATCCGCGCGCTCGGTTTCAAGGTCGAGGACGTGCGCTACATCCTCAGCTCGCACGAACACCTCGATCACGCCGGCGGCATCGCCCAACTGCAACGCGACAGCGGCGCGACCGTGGTCGCGCTGCCGGCCGAAGCGGCGTCGCTGGAGCGCGGCCAGGGCGATCGCGGCGATCCGCAGTTCCTCAGCACGCCGGCGTTCGCGCCGGTGCGCACGGTGCGCCGCATCGAAGCCGGCGAAACGCTGACCCTGCGGTCGATCGCGCTGACCGCGCACGCCACGCCGGGGCATACGCCGGGCAGCACCAGTTGGACCTGGCGTTCCTGCGATCAGGGCGGACAATGCCGCGCGATCGCCTATGCCGACAGCCTCACGCCGTTTTCCGACGATGTGTATCGCTATACCGACGAAGCCGCGCATCCGGGCTTCATCGCCGCCTTCCGGCAAAGCCTGGTCACGGTCGCGAACCTGCCCTGCGACATTCTGCTGACGCCGCATCCGGGCGCCAGCGAGCTGTTCTCGCGCCTGGGCCCGGGCGCGACCCGGCCGCTGGTCGATGCCGGCGCCTGCCGCGCTTACTCCGCCACCGGCGCGGCCAAGCTGGATGCGCGCATCGCCAGGGAACGCGGCGACGCCAAGCCGTGATCGGGGCGTGGTGATCGCCCGGGCCGCGACCACGCGGCCTTAGCGCCGGCTCGCGCAGACTCGCCGCCGGCGTTGACGGAGGATGGCGATGCAACAGTTGATCAATATCGACGTGCCCGATCTGGATGCGGCGCTGGCGTTCTATACGCGCGCGTTCGGCCTGCATGCCGGACGCCGGCTCGGCGGCGAGGTGATCGAACTGCTGGGCGGGCAGGCGCCGATCTATTTGTTGCTCAAGGCCGAGGGCTCGCTCGCGGCCGGCGCGGAGACTCGACGTTATGCGCGGCACTGGTCGCCGCTGCATCTGGACGTGGTCGTGCTGGATCTGGATGCGGCCTTGCGCAGCGCGCTGGCGGCCGGGGCGGTGCAGGAAGGCGATGTGCGCAGCGCGAACTGGGGGCGGATCGTGGCGATCGCCGATCCGTTCGGGCATGGGTGGTGCCTGCTGCAGTTTTTGGGGCGGGGTTACGATGAGATTGCGGGGTGAGGCAAAGGCAAATCCCCGCTTCCCCCCTTTTTCAAAGGGGGGAACTGCAACGGCAGTGGCGCGCGGCCCGACATGCGCGGCTCGCTTGAGCGACAATGGGCTTATCGGCGCGAATACGCCCGCCTGCCTGTCTCGCCTCATGGCCACCAAGTCCAATAGCCTCGACCTTCCGATCGAAATCGACGCCAGCCGCAAGCCGCCGCTGGGCATCGCCCCGGCCGCGTTCCTGCGCGATTACTGGCAAAAACGCCCGCTGCTGATCCGCAATGCGTTCGCCGGGCTGCAATCGCCGATCCAGCCAGAAGACCTCGCCGGCCTGGCCTGCGAGGAAGGCGTGCTGGCGCGGTTGATCCAGCACGACCGCGCCAGCGACCGCTATTCACTGCGGCACGGGCCGTTCGCAGAGTCCGAGTTCCCCGGGCTTCCCCAACAAGACTGGACGCTGTTGGTCCAGGACGTGGACAAGTGGGACGCCGACGTCGCCGCGCTGCTGCCGGCCTTCGACTTCCTGCCGCGCTGGCGCATCGACGACATCATGGTGTCGTTCGCCGCGCCCGGCGGTTCGGTCGGCGCGCACGTGGATCAGTACGACGTGTTCCTGCTGCAGGCCCAGGGCCACCGCCGCTGGCAGATCGACGCGCGCGCGGATGCGCCGCAGGACTTCCGTCCCGATGCCGACCTCAAGCTGCTGCGCGAATTCGATCCCAGCCACGACTGGGTGCTGGGCCCGGGCGACATGCTGTATCTGCCGCCGGGCGTACCGCATCACGGCGTCGCGGAAGACGCCTGCCTGACCTTCTCGATCGGCATGCGCGCGCCTTCGGCCGCCGAGCTGATGGGCGACTACATCGACACCCTCGCCGGGGACGCCGACGAAAGCCTGCGTTATCACGATCCCGACCTCGCCCCGCCGCGCGATCCGAACGAGATCGACGCCGCCGCCATGGTCCGCGTGGTCGAGGCCTTGAACGCGCTGCGCATGAACGACCCCGACCGCCTCGGCGACTGGTTCGGCCGCTTCATCACCGTGTACCGCGCCGCCGGCGAAGTGTCCGCGGGCCATGAGCCGGCGCGTTCGCGCATCGAGATCGAATGGGACCTGCAGCGCGGCGCGGCGTTGTGGCGGCATCCGTGGTCGCGCATGGCCTGGCGCCGCGCGCACGCCAAGGGGCGGGCCGCCAGCCTGTACGTCAGCGGACAGGAATTCGCCCTGCCCGCGCGCGACGCGCAGGCGATCGCGGGCGCGGCCGAACTCGATCTGGCCGGCTATTCCGCGCTGTCGGAGGCCGGCCGCGAATGCGTGCTCGAACTCATCGCCGGCGGCCACTATCGGCTGGGACTGGATGAGGACGCCGGCGCCGAAGAGGAATAAGCCTCGGCGCGGCCCGACCCGGCCGGCTCGCCCGCGGCGGGTCCGGCCTTAACCTGCAATGGATTCAGACACTATGAATTCACCCACCACCGCCGGCGATCAAGTGGAAACCCGCGAGGCCGCATTGGCGGCGCTGAGCGCGATCGTCGCCGGCGCGCGCCGCGGCCTGTCGATCTACAGCCGCGAACTCGACCCGGGCCTGCTCGACCGCGCGGACGCGGTCAGCCTGTTGCGTCGCTTCGCCACCGCCGGCGGCGTCACCCGCGTGCTGCTGCAGGACCCGGCCGCGCCGCAACGCGCCCTGGCGCCGCTGATCGGGCTGGCGCAGCGCCTGCCCAGCGCCTTCGAATTCCGCGCCATCGAAGAACCGGTCGATCAGAACTACCCGGCCGCCTACATCGTCAACGATCGCGACGGCTGGTACTTCCGCCCGCTCGGCCATCGCTTCGAAGGCGAGACCCGGATCGACGGCGGCGCCCGCGCCCGCCAGTTGCGCGCGCACTTCGAGCCGGTGTGGGAACGCGCCCGGGCCTGCACCGAGTTTCGCGCGCTCGGAATCTGACCAACCGATCGCCGGGCGCGACACCGGGCCGGGCCCGGCCCGCGGCGACGCCGACAATCCCGGTTCGAACTCCCGTCTGACTCCGGACAGCGCCTCGACCAGTTCTGCCCCTGGCCCATGCCAAAGGCGGCACCACCAGAGTCTGCGGCTGCGCAACCGCCGGAACACCTTCGCCGCTACGCCAACCGCCCGGGCTGGACCGAATCAGCCACCTTATTTGTTGTCGCGGCGTCGGGCACAGCAGCCCCGACGGCGACCGAGCCCTATCGGCGCCCCGGCCGCGGGCATCCCACCACGCCCGCAGCGCAGCCGTTGTGCCCGCGCCCCGCCCCGGCCCGCGGATCTGAGTGCCGGCTAAACCGCGACCGCGAACCGCAGCGTGCCCATAAGCGCGCAGGTCCAGACCGCCGCCGCCCCCCGCCTTGCTTGAAACGCCGCGCCGCGGCCCAAGACTTTGTCCAGCATTGCCGGAACGGTCCACTCAACGTTCCGGTCCCCTCCGGCGCCCCCGATCAACCCGAAATCGAAGCAAATCGGTCGCTTAGACATAAGTAGTTATGCCGTTGGGCTTAACACTACCGCTATAATTCCGAGCCTTGTCCGCGCCCAGCACCCCGCGTGCGTGCGCGACGCCACTTCCGCCCCCAAGAGTTTCCCGATAGCCATCGTGGACAGCCTCCTCAAGCAGTTTTCGCAATCCTCGCAACTCGGCGCCAACGCCGCCTTCATCGAAGACCTGTACGAGCAGTACCTGGTCGATCCCGACAGCGTCGGGGCCAAATGGAAAGCCTATTTCGACGGCTTCAAGGGCCGTGAAGCGGGCGATATTCCGCATTCGGCCGCGATCGAAAGCATCACCCAGGCCGGCAAGGCCGCCTCGCGCGGCGTAGTCGCCGCCGCCGGCGCGTCCTCCGGCAGCGACGAGCGCGAACGCGCCGTCGGCAAGGTGATCACGGCCTACCGCTCGCGCGGCCACCTGGCCGCCGACATCGATCCGCTGGGCCTGCTGCAGAAACCCGACGCGCCCGACCTGGCGCTGGGCTTCCACCGCCTGTCCGAGAGCGACCAGTCGGTCGAGTTCTCGACCGGCGGGGTGGCCGGCAAGGAGCGCATGAAGCTCGGCGACCTGCTCGCCCTGCTCAAGGCCACCTACACCGGCCCGATCGGCGCGGAGTTCATGCACATCGCCGACGCCGAACAGCGCCGCTGGATGTACGAGCGCCTGGAAACCGCCGGCGGCAAGTTCGGCCGCAGCGTCGAAGACAAGCAGCGCATCCTCGAACGGCTCACCGCCGCCGACGGCCTGGAGCGCTACCTGGGCACCAAGTACGTCGGCCAGAAGCGCTTCTCGCTGGAAGGCGGCGACGCGCTGATCCCGCTGATGGACGTGACTATCCGCCGCGCCGGCGAACAGGGCGTGCAGGACGTGGTGATCGGCATGGCCCACCGCGGCCGCCTCAATGTCCTGGTCAACACCCTGGGCAAGCCGCCGCGCAAGCTGTTCGACGAGTTCGAAGGCAAGTTCGACCACGACGAGCACGCCCACACGGGCGACGTGAAGTACCACATGGGCTTCAGCGCCGACGTCGCCACCCCCGGCGGCCCGGTCCATCTGGCCCTGGCGTTCAATCCCTCGCATCTTGAAATCGTCAACCCGGTGGTCGCCGGCAGCGTTCGCTCGCGCCAGACTCGCCGCGGCGACAAGGGCCGCGCCCAGGTGCTGCCGGTGCTGCTGCACGGCGACGCCGCCTTCGCCGGCCAAGGCGTGGGCATGGAGCTGTTCCAGATGTCGCAGGCGCGCGGTTTCGCCGTCGGCGGCACCGTCCACATCGTCATCAACAACCAGGTCGGCTTCACCACCAGCGAGCGCCAGGACGCGCGTTCCACGCTGTACTGCACCGACGTGGCCAAGATGGTCGGCGCGCCGATCCTGCACGTGAACTCCGATCACCCCGAAGCGGTGGTGTTCTGCGCGGAACTCGCGCTGGACTTCCGTCAGCGCTTCGGCCGCGACGTGGTCATCGATCTGGTCTGCTACCGCCGCCACGGCCATAACGAGGCCGACGAGCCGGCGGCGACCCAGCCGCTGATGTATCAGGTGATCCGCAAGCACAAGACCCCGCGCGAGCTCTACGCCGAGCAACTGGTCGGCGAAGGCGTGCTCAAGGCCGAGGACGCGCAGGCGCTGGTCGACCAGTACCGCGACAAGCTCGACGCCGGCGCGGTCACCACCGAGCTGGTCGAGGTCAAGCCCGACGAGTTCACCATCGACTGGTCCAAGTACCTGTCGGGCAAGCTCAGCGACCCGGTCAACACCACGGTGGAGCGCAGCAAGCTCGACGCGCTGGCCACGCAGATCAACGCCGTGCCCGACACGGTCAAGCTGCATGCGCGCGTGGCGAAGATCTACGAAGACCGCCGCAAGATGGCCGCCGGCGAACAACCCGGCGACTGGGGCTTCGCGGAGAACCTGGCCTACGCCACCTTGATCAGCGAAGGCTACAAGCTGCGCCTGGTCGGCCAGGACAGCGGCCGCGGCACCTTCTTCCACCGCCACGCGATCCTGCACGAGCAGACCAGCGACGAGTACATCCTGCCGCTGCGCAAGCTGGTGACCAACCCCTCCGACGTCACCATCATCGACTCGCTGCTCAGCGAAGAAGCGGTGATGGCGTTCGAGTACGGCTACTCCACCGCCGATCCGCAGACGCTCGACATCTGGGAAGCGCAGTTCGGCGATTTCGCCAACGGCGCCCAGGTGGTGATCGACCAGTTCCTGTCCTCCGGCGAAGCCAAGTGGGGCCGCCTGTGCGGCCTGGTCCTGCTGCTGCCGCACGGCTACGAAGGCCAGGGCCCGGAGCACAGCTCCGCGCGCCTTGAGCGCTTCCTGCAGCTGTGCGCGCTGGAGAACATGCTGGTCTGCGTGCCGACCACGCCGGCGCAGGCGTACCACATGATCCGCCGGCAGATGTGCATGAGCACGCGCAAGCCGCTGGTGGTGATGACGCCCAAGTCGCTGCTGCGCCACAAGCTGGCGGTGTCGAGCCTGGACGAGCTGGCCAACGGCGAATTCCAGCATCTGATCCCGGACGCCGCGGCCAACCCGAAGAAGGTCAAGCGCGTGGTGCTGTGCTCGGGCAAGGTTTATTACGACTTGTTCGAACAGGCGCAGAAGGACGGTCTGGAAGACGTCGCCATCGTCCGCATCGAGCAGCTCTATCCGTTCCCGCGCGAAGTCCTGGCCGCCGAACTCAAGCGCTTCAGCGCGGCCAAGGATGTGGTGTGGTGCCAGGAAGAGCCGCAGAACCAGGGCGCGTGGTACCAGATCCGCCACCACCTCAGCGCGTGCCTGGCTCCGAAGCAGGCGCTGCATTACACCGGACGCGCGCGTTCGCCTTCGCCGGCGGCCGGGCATCTGGCCGACCACGTCGCCGAGCAGACCAAGCTGGTCGCCGACGCGCTGGTCAACTCGCTGCACGGAGAGTCCAGCGCCGAATAAGGCGCTGGTTCTTCCCGAAACGACTTACATACCCACATTCAAGCACTCCAGGATGCCTGCCCCATGAGCACCGAGATCAAAGTCCCCGTCCTTCCCGAGTCGGTCTCCGACGCCACGATCGCCACGTGGCACAAGAAGCCGGGCGATGCGGTCAAGCGCGACGAGAACCTGGTCGATCTGGAAACCGACAAGGTCGTGCTGGAAGTGCCCTCGCCCGTCGACGGCGTGCTCAAGGAAATCAAGTTCGAAGAAGGCTCGACCGTGACCAGCCAGCAGCTGATCGCGATCGTCGAGGCCGGCGCCGCCGCCACCGCGAGCGCCCCGGCCGCTGCCGCCGCTCCGGCCGCCGCCAAGACCGAAGCCCTGCCCGCCGCCGGCGCGCAGCCGATCACCGCCAAGGCCGACGCGCCGAAGGCGCCGGCCGGCAACGACCAATTGCCCCCGGGCGCGCGCTTCACCGCGAACAAGGAAGGCATCGACGCATCCCAGGTCGAAGGCACCGGCCGCAAGGGCGCGGTGACCAAGGAAGACATCGTCAATTACGCCAAGAGCGGCGGCGTCGGCAACGCCGCCGGCGCGCGTCCGGAAGAGCGCGTGCCGATGACCCGCATCCGCGCCCGCATCGCCGAGCGCCTGATGCAGTCGAAGAACTCGATCGCGATGCTGACCTCGTTCAACGAAGTCAACCTCGGCAAGGTCATGGCCATGCGCAAGGAGCTGGGCGAGTCCTTCGAGAAGGCCAACGGCGTCAAGCTCGGCTTCATGAGCTTCTTCGCCAAGGCCGCGGCCAACGCGCTGCAGCGCCATCCGGTGGTCAACGCTTCCGTCGACGGCAACGACATCGTCTATCACGGCTACGCCGACATCTCGATCGCGGTGTCCACCGACAAGGGCCTGGTCACGCCGGTGCTGCGCAATGTCGAGCGCATGGGCTTCGCCGACGTCGAGAAGGCCATCGGCGATTACGCCAAGAAGGCCCGCGACGGCAAGCTGGCGCTGGAAGACCTGCAGGGCGGCACCTTCACCATCACCAACGGCGGCACCTTCGGCTCGCTGATGTCGACCCCGATCGTCAACCCGCCGCAGTCGGCCATCCTCGGCATGCACGCGATCAAGGAACGCGCCATCGTCGAGAACGGCGCCGTCGTCGCCGCGCCGATGATGTACATCGCGCTGAGCTACGACCACCGCATCATCGACGGCAAGGACGCGGTGCTGTTCCTGGTGGACATCAAGAACCAACTGGAAAATCCGCATCGCATGTTGCTGGGCATGTGAAGCCGGGAATCGGGAATGGGGAATCGGGAATCGCAAAGCGATTCCGTCCCCTTCCCGCCTTCCGATTCCCGATTCCCCATTCCCGATTCCCGTGAGCGAATGAAATGAGCGAACAATTCGACGTAGTCGTCATCGGCGCCGGCCCCGCCGGCTATCACGCCGCCATCCGCGCCGCACAGCTCGGTCTGAAGACCGCGTGCATCGACGCCGCGCTGGGCAAGGACGGCAAGCCGGCGCTGGGCGGCACCTGCCTGCGCGTGGGCTGCATTCCGTCCAAGGCGCTGCTCGACAGCTCGCGCCAGTTCTGGAACCTGCAGCACCTGTTCGGCGAACACGGCATCAGCGCCGACAACGCCAAGATCGACGTCGCCACCATGGTCGGCCGCAAGGACAAGATCGTGAAGCAGTTCACCGGCGGCATCGCGATGCTGTTCAAGGCGAACAAGATCACCCCGTACTACGGCTTCGGCACCCTGCACCCGGGCAACATCGTCAAGGTCAAGCAGCACGACGGTTCCGAGGTGGAACTCAAGGGCACCAACGTCATCATCGCCGCCGGTTCGGATTCCATCGAACTGCCGTTCGCCAAGTTCGACGGCGACAAGATCGTCGACAACGTCGGCGCGCTGGACTTCACCGAGGTCCCCAAGCGCCTGGGCGTGATCGGCGCCGGCGTGATCGGCCTGGAACTGGGCAGCGTGTGGAAGCGCCTGGGCTCGGAAGTCACCATTCTTGAAGCCCTTCCCGACTTCCTCGCCGCCGCCGATGCCGAGGTCGCCAAGACCGCGGCCAAGGAATTCAAGAAGCAGGGCCTGGACATCAAGCTCGGCGCGAAGGTCAGCAAGGCCGAGATCAAGAAAGACGGCGTGCACCTGACCTACAACGACGGCAAGTCCGATCAGGAACTGGTCGTGGACAAGCTGCTGGTGGCCGTCGGCCGCCGCGCGGCGTCGAAAGGCCTGCTGGCCGAAGGCACCGGCGTCAAGATCAACGAGCGCGGCCAGATCGAAGTCGATGAGCATTGCCACACCGGCGTCGATGGCGTGTGGGCGGTCGGCGACTGCGTGCGCGGGCCGATGCTGGCGCACAAGGGCTTCGAGGAAGGCATCGCGGTCGCCGAACTCATCGCCGGCCTGCCGGGCCACGTCAACCTCGACACCGTGCCGTGGGTGATCTACACCGAGCCGGAAATCGCCTGGGTCGGCAAGACCGAGCAGCAGCTCAAGGCCGAGAACATTCCGTACAAGACCGGCAGCTTCCCGTTCGCGGCGATCGGCCGCGCGGTGGCCATGGGCGAGCCGGCCGGCTTCGTCAAGGTCATCGCCCATGCCGAGACCGACCGTGTGCTGGGCCTGCATCTGGTCGGCGTCGGCGTGTCCGAGCTCGTCCACGAAGGCGTGCTGACCATGGAGTTCAACGGCTCCGCCGACGACCTCGCCCGCATCTGCCACGCCCATCCGACCCTGTCGGAAGCGATCCACGATGCGGCGATGGCGGTGGACAAGCGGGCGATTCACAAGGCCAACTGAAGCCGGGAATCGGGAATGGAGAATCGGGAATCGGAAAGAGCGCAGTGCGCTCGTCCGGTTCCCGATTCGCTTTTGAGCCTTCCGAAACCTGCGATCGCCGCTTTCGCTTCGCCGTGCCGATTCCCCGTTCCCGACTCCCGACTCCCGATTCCCGTCCCCATGAAAACCCTCTGCGTCTACTGCGGCTCCAACTCCGGCGCCAAGCCGATCTACACCGAGCGTGCGATGGCGCTGGGTTCGCGCATGGCCCGCGATGGCATCGCCCTGGTCTACGGCGGCGGCAACGTCGGCCTGATGGGCACCGTCGCCGATGCCGTGCTCGATGCCGGCGGCGAAGTGATCGGTGTGATTCCCGAGCAACTGGTCAATTGGGAAGTCGCCCACCGCGGCCTGACCAAGCTGGAAATCGTAGGCTCGATGCACGAGCGCAAGGCGCGCATGTTCGATCTGGCCGACGGCTTCGTCGCCCTGCCCGGCGGCTTCGGCACGCTGGATGAGATGTTCGAGATGCTGACCTGGCGCCAGCTCGGCATCGGCAACAAGCCCTGCGCCTTCCTCGACATCGACGGCTTCTACGCGCCGCTGATGGCGATGCTCGACCGCATGGTCGCCGAGCGCTTTCTCCACGCCGACCAGCGCCAGGACCTGTGGCACGGCGACGACATCGACGTCCTGCTGAGCTGGATGCGCGATTACACCCCGGCCTCGGCGTCCAAGTGGATGGACGAAAAGCGGCGCAAGGCGCTGCGCTGAAGTATCGCCCTTCCACACCATCACTCCGACGAAAGCGGGCTCCACCTTATTTCGACGGAGCCGAACATCCCGAAA is a genomic window containing:
- the purB gene encoding adenylosuccinate lyase, giving the protein MSADSQTTLLALSPLDGRYAGKVDALRPIFSEFGLIKARVKVEVEWLLALADEPGIVELKPFSAAAAARLRKLAEELSIEDAARVKEIERTTNHDVKAVEYLIKERLKDDAELGPALEFVHFACTSEDINNLSYALMLNQARQQVLLPRLDDLIQKLRAMAHEHAALPMLSRTHGQTASPTTVGKEIANVVARLLRQGETLAGAQMPGKINGAVGNYNAHLASYPDIDWAAFSQRFVTSLGLDWQPYTTQIEPHDGIAEVCDAQRRIDTICIDLCRDVWGYISLGYFKQAVKAGEVGSSTMPHKVNPIDFENAEGNFGIANALFEHFAAKLPISRWQRDLTDSTVLRALGTAFGHALIGIDALLRGLNKLSVNPERLAADLDAAWEVLAEAVQTVMRRHGLPNPYEQLKALTRGHGINEASMREFIASLDLPADDKQRLLTMTPGSYTGLAERLAREI
- a CDS encoding VOC family protein, with the translated sequence MQQLINIDVPDLDAALAFYTRAFGLHAGRRLGGEVIELLGGQAPIYLLLKAEGSLAAGAETRRYARHWSPLHLDVVVLDLDAALRSALAAGAVQEGDVRSANWGRIVAIADPFGHGWCLLQFLGRGYDEIAG
- a CDS encoding cupin domain-containing protein, with protein sequence MATKSNSLDLPIEIDASRKPPLGIAPAAFLRDYWQKRPLLIRNAFAGLQSPIQPEDLAGLACEEGVLARLIQHDRASDRYSLRHGPFAESEFPGLPQQDWTLLVQDVDKWDADVAALLPAFDFLPRWRIDDIMVSFAAPGGSVGAHVDQYDVFLLQAQGHRRWQIDARADAPQDFRPDADLKLLREFDPSHDWVLGPGDMLYLPPGVPHHGVAEDACLTFSIGMRAPSAAELMGDYIDTLAGDADESLRYHDPDLAPPRDPNEIDAAAMVRVVEALNALRMNDPDRLGDWFGRFITVYRAAGEVSAGHEPARSRIEIEWDLQRGAALWRHPWSRMAWRRAHAKGRAASLYVSGQEFALPARDAQAIAGAAELDLAGYSALSEAGRECVLELIAGGHYRLGLDEDAGAEEE
- a CDS encoding class II fumarate hydratase codes for the protein MGELNVPADALWGAQTQRAVQNFPISGQPMPREFIRALALVKAAAAQVNGGFGLLEAGAAKAIGAAAGEVAAGRFDAHFPIDVYQTGSGTSSNMNANEVIATLASRAGKHKIHPNDHVNLGQSSNDVIPTAIRVSAQLAVVESLLPALKYLRKTIEKRAKELAKVTKTGRTHLMDAMPLTFGQEFGAWAAQLDSAQQRIEDSLKRLRRLPIGGTAIGTGINADPRFGKAMAKALSAATGTRFESAADKFEGLAAQDDAVELSGQLSTLAVALMKIANDLRWMNSGPLAGLGEIELPALQPGSSIMPGKVNPVIPEALAMVCAQVIGHHSAITVAGQSGNFQLNVMLPLIAFDLLDSIRLLARSMPLLADSAIARLKVRQAHVREALDRNPILVTALNPIIGYEKAAAIAKQAYKEGRPVLEVAVETSGLSEKQLRRLLDPGVLTRGGIQAGGAGGGG
- the bla gene encoding subclass B3 metallo-beta-lactamase, with the translated sequence MRLAMALIGVLALGGCAAPALKSGQKAATAAAACPADPTWDTPSAPHHIHGNTWFVGTCGISSILITSDQGHVLIDGTTKKGAASVEANIRALGFKVEDVRYILSSHEHLDHAGGIAQLQRDSGATVVALPAEAASLERGQGDRGDPQFLSTPAFAPVRTVRRIEAGETLTLRSIALTAHATPGHTPGSTSWTWRSCDQGGQCRAIAYADSLTPFSDDVYRYTDEAAHPGFIAAFRQSLVTVANLPCDILLTPHPGASELFSRLGPGATRPLVDAGACRAYSATGAAKLDARIARERGDAKP
- a CDS encoding DUF695 domain-containing protein, which encodes MEDTRAWTLAEQATDDGLSLTRIKQFERGFDFRGYPERLNLIWAYQDDHGTGTASAEEMAAMERFEDRVCERIQAAGHSVLAIVFTEPDHREYVFHTRDVNAFIGVLNAMPQEATPYPIEIDHESDPKGEFYRSFADAIGLH